ATAAGCTCCAGGGACATGGCTTTTGATCTTCTTCCCATTTAAGAGTTTCCATTTGAAATATCTTCCCTTGCTGAGCACGGCTAGCACAGAATATTAGTAGTCTACCATTTCCATTGAACCGGGCTAGTTTTACTTCACCTATCTCTTTCTTTACGGCATTGGTTAATCAAACATCATCACAACTTTCCACTCTGACACATCATTACTCTTGTTCCCTACCTTCACCCTCTTCACTCTCCCTTCACTAAAAGCGAAACTGCTTTCAGTAGCATGGTCTCTCTTTTTCCTGTTACTTTCCACTACAGACCATTCAGGTCCTTGACCCTCATCCTCCCGACCCATATCATGAGAACTATCATCCATATTCATCGCAttccagcacagctgttgcttcTCCAACCGTCTCTCCATATCCTCCATCGCCATATCCTCCATCGCCGCATCCTCACTACTCGCTGCCATCACCACGTGCTTCCTTGGCACACTCCCCATCCCAGGTGAGTGTCATCATGACATGCAACACTTTGGGGTGGACCCACCTGTttcaatcaatgagagaagatttgaaatagacaagatggtggCGTACACATTGTTAGATTACCTcatgtagatttttttttcttcttctattaataacggagcattttctaaattaaaacgaaccacctgcaactggacGAAGACATTTTAGAAGATACATGTTTGGCCGAATCGAGAGAAGATAGTATCGCCAATACCAGGTTAGTTTGGGAAATCTGTCCATAACTCTATCGTCCTGATTCctacttacaagcaaaaactcaaacaggaagtaccagtgacaagctcaatacagaagtggtcagatgaagcggatGACAAGCTGcaggactgtttcactagcacagactggaatatgttccgggactcatctgatgacattgaggagtttaccacatcagtcaccggcttcattaataagtacatcgacgacgtcatccccacgGAGACCGTaaatacatatcccaaccaaaagccatagattacaagcaacatccgcactgagctaaaggctacagCTGCCGCTTTCAtggagcgggacactaacccggacgcttataagaagtcTCGCTACGCTCtctgacaaaccatcaaacaggcaaagcatcaatacaggactaagaccgaatcctactacaccggctctgatgctcgtcggatgtggcagggcttgcaaactatcatggattacaaagggaaacccagccgcaagctgcccagtgacacgagcccaTCAGACGAGCTAAGTGTCTTCTATGCtctcttcgaggcaagcaacaccgaaccctgcatgagagcaccagctgttccagacgactgtgatcatgctctccgtagcaggttaacattcacaaggctgcagggccagatggattatgAGGACTCAGgtcatgcgcagaccagctggcaagtgtcttcactgacattttcaaactctccctgacccagtcggtaatacctacatgtttcaagcagaccactatagtccctgtgtccaagaatgccaaggtagcCTTTCTAAATGACTATCAACAAGTAGCACTcgcatctgtagccatgaaatgctttgaaaggctggtcatggctcacatcaacaccatcatcccagacaccctggacccactccaatccacactgccctttcccacttggacaaaaggaacacctacatgagaatggtgttcattgactacagctcagcgttcaacaccacagtgccctcCAAGAtcttcactaagctaaggactgaacacatccctctgcaactggatcctggacttcctgacgggacgcccccaggtggtgaaggtaggcaataacatatctgccacgctgaccttcaacacgggggccccttaggggtgcgtgcttagtcccctcctgtactccctgttcacccacaactgcgtggccgcgcatgactccaacaccttcattaagtttgTAGACGACACAATGGTTATAGGGCTGATCactgacaacaatgagacagcctatagggaggaggtcagagacctggcagtgtggtgccaggacaacaacctctccctcaacgtcagcaagacaaaggagctgattgtggacaacaggaaacagagggctgagcacacccccattcacattgacggggctgtagtgaagcgggtcgagagcttcaagttcctcggtgtccacatcactaagtatctatcatggtccaaacacaccaacacactcgtGAAGTGGGTACGGAAacgcctcttctccctcaggaggctgaaaagatttggcatgggccctcaaatcctcaaagttctacagctgcacaattgagagcatcttgactggctgcatcatcgcttggtatggcaactgcttggcattcgaccgcaaggcgctacagagggtagtgcatacagcccagtacatcactggggccaagctccctgccatccaggacctctatacaagacggtgtcagaggaaggccctaaaaattggcagactccagccacccaagtcatagactgctctctctactaccacacagcaagcaccaagtctggaaccaacaggaccctgaatagcttctacccccaagccataagactgctaaatagttaattaaatagttaaccaaatagctacctggactatctgcattgaccctttttgtacacattttttgactcatcacatacgctggtgctacctcaattacctcgtacccctgcacatcgatttggtactggtaccccttgtatatagccaaactatcattactcattgtgcatctattattacttttattattacgtgttttactttttcTATTATTTCAACAACAAGAAAAAgatctctgtattgttgggaagtgcacgtaagtaagcatttcagtgtTAGTCCACAccagttgtttacgaagcatgtgacataaAATATGATTTCATTTTAATCCTAATttgaaccctaattgctcctgtaagtcgctctggctaagagcatctgctaaatgactaaaatgtaaagtaaatgtaaatctatggcagggttccccaactggcggcccgctggcctttatttggccccccaagtttacTTAGCAAAATTGTTTTATTGTTGGACACAAAAggctgtaaaaacaccagcaaatcagctccaagttagTTAAATTTTGGAAATCTATTCCAAAGTAATCCTACACATAatagtgatatacagtgcattcggaaagtattcagaccccttgactttttccacattttgttatgttacagccttattctaaaattgattaaattaatctacacacaatacccataatgacaaagcaaaaacaggtttttagaaatgtttgcaaatgtattacaaataaaactgaaatatcacatttgcataagtattcagaccctttactcagtactttgtttaagcacctttcgcagcgattacagcctcgagtcttcttgagtatgacgctacaagcttggcacacctgtacttggggagtttctcccattcttctctgcagatcctctcaagctctgtcaggttggatggggagcatcgctgcacagctattttcaggtctctccagagctgttcgattgggttcaagtccgggctctggctgggccactcaaggacattgagacttgtcccgaagccactcctgcattgtcttggctgtgtaattagggtcattgtcctgttcgcccagtctgaggtcctgagcactctggagcaggttttcatcaagaatctctctgtactttgccccgttcatctttccctcgatcctgactagtctcccaggccctgccgctgaaaaacatccccacagcatgatgctgccaccaccatgcttcaccatagggatggtgccaggtttccttcagacgtgacgcttggcattcaggccaaagagttcaatcttggtttcatcagaccagagaatgctgtttctcatggtctgagagtcctttaggtgcattttggcaaactccaagcgagctgtcttgtgccttttactgaggagtggcttctgtctggccactctaccataaaggtcttaTTGGTGAAGTgatgcatagatggttgtccttctggaaggttctcacatttccacagaggtactctggagctctgtcagagtgaccatcgggttcttggtcacctccctgaccaaggctcttctcccccgattgctcagtttggccggcggcCAGATCTAGaaagagtctaggtggttccaaacgtcttccatttaagaatgatggaggccactgtgttcttggggacctttaatgctgcagacattttttggtacccttccccatatctgtgcctcgacacaatcctgtctctgagttctatggacaattactttgacctcatggcttggtttttgctctgacattcactgtcaactggtgtgtgtgtgtgtgcctttccaaatcatgtccaatcaattgaatttaccacatctcaaggatgatcaatggaaacaggaggcacctgagctcaatttcgaatctcatagcaaagggtctgaatacttatgtaaatcatgtatttcagtttttttgtttttttgtttttaatgcaTTTGCAAAAATTACAAAAACttttcgctttatcattatgttaaaccattttagaattaggctgtaaagtaacaaaatgtagaaaaagtcaaggggtcggaatactttccgaatgcactgtatgtgatcatatacaaatgtaagccaGGTTTGAAATGactgttttagtcaaatattatagcTGTTTCTTgttgtcaatttgcagtctacaattatttgtaattatgttccggccccctgatcATCCGGCTCAAGAAAAAATTGTCCCGGAGCTGAATCTAATTGATGATCCCTGATCTATGACAACGTTTTGCATAGGCAACCTGTAAcgcccagtaatggataccaaaaatctTTGGTTATATTACATTATGTGGTGTATAGTCTGTAGCTGCTGGTAAGTAAGCTATCTTTTTAGGCACATGCAGCCAACACCCTGATCCCTTATGCTTGCTTACTTTCACATTATATGCACACATTCAGACAGGTTATAGCACAGTTAGTCAGGCCTAAAACCTCCTAGACATAGCGAGAACAGGCTTATCTTTGTGCTAGATGGCTAGTTGGTTTTGTAACAATCCTGCTTAAATAAATAAAGACTGATAAACTCATTTCAATGGTGTGAAGCTTGTCAACTGTAAAACTAAATGTTTAGTCTTGACAGTTTAGTTTCAGCCTATGAAATCAAGAGTCCAGAACCATTAGATAGAGATGGTGCTTAAATTGTACTTAGGCACCGATCTAGGACCAGCTTACCCTCCATAAATCCTACCCATAATCATTAGGGGGGGAAACACAAAACGGACCTTATATCAGCAGCAAGCGGCAATCCTACTCCATACGAGTCAGCAGCTTGCTGTGTCATGCTCATtatgaccactagatggtgctagTGTACTATCTGTAAAGTTATGGCGTTCTACTCTGCTGTATGGTTCTTTATCCACACGTAAGAATAGCACTGTAATTCCGCGTTTACGTACTAGTCGGAacaaggaaactctgaaatgtccgatTTACTAACTCGTTGAGCGCGGCACGCGTACAACTAGTTAACAAGTCGGACATTTCCGAGTTTCCTAGTTCTGACTAATACGGGAACGCGGCATAAATTACAGTACCACAAAACCCTGATGTGAAATTCTATTCTCTGTTAAAGGGGTCAGTTTGCATTGCACCACAGACCTATAGTTATGTTCTGTTGAGGTTGATTAAACTAAAAGATACCTATTTAAAATATTATATTGTGATGCCAATTTTTTTTGCAACATTATGTGATTGCCTGTCTTCATTGTTTTATGGAGATGGACCGAGTCCCACTATCGTTATGCCTGTCAATTACCTGTCCTTCCTTTACTGTGCATGGAGTAGTAGAAAAGGGGATGCATTAAATGTGGATAGCTGTTGCAGGGAATAGGCTACTTACCATAGAGTAGGATAAACTATAATGGTTCATAATTGACAGACGATTGCCGTCATATAGTTTAGCGAGTCTTGTttttattactttataaacttcTGTTCTTAATTACATTCTTCTCATGTTATATAGTCTGTGACGCACTTGCTATCGCTTTAGCTGTAACTGTCCTGTAGGTGGCGCATGAAGACCTTTAGTAGGCCTAATGTGTGTTCCAGACAGTGCTGTGTTCTACACAAATGTACCCTTCATTATGTTCCCAATGTTCCCAAAGGTTGGTGCTATTTATACCTTCTAAATCTGCTCTCATAGCTGAAAAATACTTGAGAGGTTTTGGCTCCCTTGACAAGCTACAGTATTTGAGGGAAAAATCAGGTAAAGATCCCGTCAATTTGGGGCCGAAGTGAATATTTAGCTTCACTAGCAGCTGGCCGGTAAACATTTTCGAACATAAAACCGCTATAAAGTTATTTAATTCACATCTATCTGATGTGAATGCCCTAATTTAGTGGACAGGGCACTGATATAAAACTCACACAGATGTGATTGGTTATCTTGATTATTTCCTACCTAGGGCAGACAGGAAGAGATGAAGCGAGAGGATTTACTCTGCCCAAAATCGGTCCACGAAAATAAGACCACGAAGTGAGGAATTTTTGTATGGAGTTCAATGAGAGCGAACTTAAAATggaattgctaatttgctacgtgaggcttatttggtcgaatagaagtttcgcaatggttaggttgttatgaATGCACTGATAAGTGGACGCAGGTGGCACTTCAGCAACTTTATATCGGAGTGGTGTATTCAGTTCGCttgaacgtttgctacgttgcGGAACGTTTTGTACTGAACGACACATTTTCCCAAAACATTATTGTACGTTCTTGAACAGACCTAGGTACGTTTGCTACCGTTTGGTGGGTGAGGGGAGATGTGGTTTGAACCAATGACACATGTATTTAAACGGCAGTGGCCATGCTGATAGCGTTCCTCAACCCCTCCCGGTTTTTCAACTGCTCAGTACAGCACCGTTTCCCTTCAATTGAATGTTCCAGAACGTAGAAACGTACTGAACGTGGccctgttgttcacacgcgtatctgccctctcattggccagaatacctgatctcgcctccttcCGCCTGCATTCCATCTTTGATAatatgtatttccattgttagagtcgactatcttgtcaatataatagataatCTTTGCCCAGGGTCATGGGTGCTGGGCTCTGTGTGGGTCCTCCagatataaataaataattggtcatttagcagacgctctggataagagcgacttacaggagcaattagggttaagtgccttgctcaagggcacatcgacagatttagtcagctcggggattagaaccagcgacctttcggttactggtacaacgctcttaaccactaagctacctgccgcccttagaTGTTAGATGCCCTCTGAATGCCCTCTGGTCCTTCCTCTGGTCTTTATATTTTTACCCTcacgaggacacacacacatgcatggacaCTCTCTATCtgatcataatcattattttCTTAGTCTCCAGAAAAGTACAGATTTCAGATGCACTGTGGACACATCCCAACTCTCATCTGTATCTAGCTCTGCGACAAGGTGTTcagacaatcaatcaatcaaatgtatttataaagccctttttacatcagcagatgtcacaaagtgcttatacagaaacccatccTAAAAACCCAAACAGCAAGCGATGCAGATGTAgaaacacacacttgacacatttaCCCACATTATTTTCTATCAAATATATTTGACACAGTTCGCATCCTAATCATTTTGTCCCAGCATGGTTCTTTGTTATATCTGCTCTGTGAGGATGAGTCTGTGTGTTAACCTGTGAGCTGTGTgcttatatacacacactgatacaaaTTCCCTTAACAgtctgcaacaaggcacttaattGATCTAACAATGCCCATTATCATTAATTTGGTATAATGGGTGACAAAAGCTGGAGCATCATTGATAAAAATGTTCTTATGTTGCGAGGTTACTGCTTTGTCTCTGTTGTATAGTTTGGTATGGCTAGTGTTGGTTGCTATTATATAAGTCGATGAATGACACACGTAAACGAGTGAAGAGTCATACACAAGAAGTACGGTATATAATCTCATTTAATATTGGTTCTCTATGGAAGAAGTTTAACCATGATACATTTACAAAATATACACAAGGTAATGCATCGATCAATCAACAATAGTTATATTTCAATAATAttggttcaaatcaaatacttttttacatgGTTTGTGCACTGGTTCCATCAGTTGCTCTCTTGTTGCGGTAAGGATGAGTGTTGGGGGTTGTAAGGATCAGTTCATGACGGGAAGACCACTGGCCCCATACAGCAGATGCACACCTTGCATCCCCCCCACACAATTGTGCACCTCTCAAACATAGAACCCCTGCTTTGTGTCTTCAATAGTGCTAACATCATACAGCAatcaacacaaacaaatgaagtAGGAACCAGTCACAAATATTATATACAATATGTTCAACAATAGAATACcttaatacatatatatatacatataaccCGACAAATGTGGTCTAAAATGACCAAATATCTCCCTGATTACATCATACAAATATAATGCATCATACTCTCAATTCTTATAAATGTAAATAATACATTTTCTCATCAAATCCCAAATATTGGATTTCCAAAAAGATTAATGACGTGATTTTGAAAATAGCTTAGGTCTTTTTAACAGTGCATACACAGTCAGTTAGGGATCTAATAGTGTGTTATACATTGCTATTGCTCTGTCATATGGGTTGATTTCAGAGGTTTGTTGATGTATGGAAAGTGCTGTGTTTGAATGTGTAGAAAGAAAATGTCCCTTTCTCACGTGAAGAGGGTGTGCTTCCTTCTTGCTGgttttctgtctgtgtctgtggcgGGACAGGAGGACATAGTGAGGCACGGAATGAGAGGAGGAATGGAACTGTCTTTTGGTCTTCTGTCACTGAGAAATATGGGTAATGGAGGACTAAGATGAGGATTTGCTGTCTAACTCACAGCACACCAACTTGTTCAGCAGACTATAAGTCTATGAGAGATTCTACCAGCTGTGAGTATTGTTCATGAGGTCATAGTTGAAGAGACTCCCTCCTattttcctccatctttctctgagATGCCTCTCAGTCCACTCATTCACCCTGTCCAACCCTGCTTCTGCCCCAGTCCTAGCTCCAGCAAACACAGCCCATTGAAGAGAGCCTGAGGATGACCGGCTGGTGGCTTGTGGCTGGAGTGAAAGCGTCATGAGGCTGTTCCCCAAGAGGACTGCCCCTTTCAGGGGTCCGGTAGTCAGTGGGTGCCCCTGTTGGCTGTAGTTCCACCTGGCCCTTAGGGGTCGATGCTGAAGGCCAGCAGCTTGTCGGAGTGCAGGTTGTTGAGGGTGCGCAGGTCGGGCAGGCGCAGCAGCAGCTTGGGGAAGAGGGCGCTGTCGTCGGGGCTACGGCGGGTGATGAGCGAGCGCAGGGCTTTGATCAGACTCTCCTGAAGCTGCTCCACTGCAACTACGTCAGCCACACCTGAACAGtctgacagaggagaggagagagtgttatATACTTGGTGAAAAACCTAAATATCTCTGATTTTTAAAGAGATTttgagaagtgtgtgtgtctcttatgAGTCTCTTACCAGCAGACACTAGCACCACAGCCATGAAGAGGGCCATCTCGTCAGGCTGCAGGCCCAGAGCTCCCAGCTTCTCACTGAACTCAAACATGGCGTCCAGCAGAGAGCCCATACCCAGCGCCCGCAGGGACGTCAGAGGGTATGTCTGGCCGTTCAGGAAGGTCACAGTCTTCTCCTTGGGGTCGAATAGTGAGCAGAACCTGACCATCAGCACCTGGAAGGTGCCGGCCTTAAGCAGCATGACCTGGTCGTGCTGGCTGAGACTCTGGAACCCGGGGATGCTCTTGGCAAACTCCACCACCTCCTTGACGGCCGGGGTGAAGCACTGGGAGAAGGCGTCCCAGATCTGCTGGCTGGAACGGTCACGGGGGGCTACGGGACATGCATTCAGGGGACAtgcctgagagagagggagagggttagaatGGCTCTATGACACATGTATTGTACATATAGTAATACTATGTAGGTACATACTCAAGCGATTTAATGAGACTCACCAGAACTTTGGCACCTCCACTCAACTTCCAGGGGCAGGTGGTCTGGTTTTGAGACTCGCCGGCTGGAAAGCTGTTGTGATTGGCTTGGAAGGTCTTAGCGGACTGGCTGCCATTGGACATTGGGCATTGACTCTGATTGAATGATGGTTGGTATGTATACTGGGCGTTGTCAACATTGTTGTTGCGTGGGCAGCGAGAGGGGGTCTGGTAGCTTTGTGTGGGATGTGACTGGTACCCCTGAGAGGGGTTGGAATGAGAGTGGGTTTGGGGTGCGGGGTGAGCGTAGCCAGACTCATGTGCTGGATTGTTgcggatgttgttgttgttgacggcCATCTTGATTACTGGCTTCACATCCTCTTGGGCAAAGATGTTGCAGTAGGCAGAGGAAATGGACTCGCCAGGTTCTGGGCTGGCTGGGGCCTCAGAGGAAGAAGGGGAGGAGTCAATCTCCATGGATGCTGATTCGTTGAGGCTGTTCATGTAGCTCTGCATCTCGTCCAATAGCCTCTGCTTCTCACGCTTTGGGATACGCCCAAAACGCACAGCTGAGGAGAAGGAGGACAAGGGGAAAATAAGTTAATACAGATGGCAGTGACTGGAGCTGGTATAGCAGTGGCCTGTTACTTATCAGTCTAATTCAACCTTTACTGATTGGGAATGCAATCACTGTGTTGTATAATTACTGACTAATCCTACAGGGTAAAGAAAGCTGGGGGAGATTTTTCTCCACTCTCTATAACCAGTCTGTTTCAATTGACCATGAAATTACATGGTATACCACCccacccccttcctctcctctcctcatccccctcttcatctctccagaCCTCCCATCCCCTTCTTTATCTCTCCAGACCTCCCAtccccctcttcatctctccagacctcccatccccctcttcatctctccagacctcccatccccctctccatagCACACGTCCTCTGGCAAACCTATTTATAGTCTGCTATTGTAAGCTACACCCCTTCCCCCAATCTCTTTCCtgatctccctccctctttctaccACACCCCTCGCtcactcttgctctctcgctcctctgtgtTTCTGTTAAGCAACACAAAGTAGGTTACTGGGTCAGCTAGAGTAAACGTTGTCATtatgagtgacagagtgagggaggagaggtcaaagtagaggagaggaaagagtgaGAGGGTAATAGGGTATGAGTAAAGGGGTGAATGGGGTAATGAAAACGTGAAAGAGAGTATCATGGGAGAGGGGGAATGTGAAAGGGTGAGGTAATTAGAGGATGATTGAATGAGAGTGAAAGGTAAAAAGCTGGAAAGGGAACAAGGGGTAGATGAGTGACATCAAATGTAGTTTTAAATGAATGCCTTTCATTCATAAAATTTAATCAGTATTAATGAAAATATCATATAGAGTGAAAAGGCCAAACGTATGCTTTGAGCTTTGTTGGGTAATTGGTGCAATGGTGGGTAATTTTCCTCCTCTCTAGCGTTTTCCTTTTATAGGTCACCTCAAAAGGTTTGCTCCAGAAAAGCAGATGATTTATTATCACCTAGTTTATAGATACCTCTGGAGGGTATGGTGGCCTGTAGGGAAATGATGCCATACAGGAGAGGGATGGAGCTGAGCCTCTAACTGTACCAACTGTACTATCCTCCAATAACATTCTAATAGTTTACCATTAGAACATGACCTATTAAATCCCTATATGTTATAGACTTTGCGGTAATACTTCTAATAGATGTGCAAACACATTCAACCTGACACGGAGGGTAATGAAGCGGCCTGTGGCCTAATTTCCTAAAATAAACCGTATTTGCCACAGTTTTCCCCATGACTGATGACTACTGGGACTCCCCAACTGCTTCTGTCATCAATCAGAAACTAAGGGccagaggagagaaaaagagggagaggaagatagaacagaaggagagatggaggagagagagctgggaTGAGGTATGGAGGAGGTGTGACTGAAGAACAAGAATGAGGCTAGGTATAGATAGAATGTTCTCTTACCATCTCTGGACATGCCCACGTAGAGACACTTCTTGAAGCGGCAGTGCTGGCAGCGGTTGCGGTTCATACGCATGATCAGGCAGCTCTCATTCTTCACACACATCTTGTAGTGGATGTTCTGCTGGATGCTGCGGCGGAAGAAACCCTTGCAGCCTTCACAGGCGTGAACGCCGTAATGGAAGCCAGACGCAATGTCCCCGCACACCTTACACAGGAGCACCATGCCTCCTGTCTCTGTGAGGTAGACAAAAATATGAATGATTGGTTAGACATTATAATAGAAAAATAGAAGAAGAAAGAAAGCCAGTAGAAGTGGTACTTACTGGTGAAGGTGCCAGTGAAGCCACAGGGCCTCTTGGCCACCATAGGGTGGGCGTAGGTATTGCCAGAGGATGTAGTGGCTGTAGTGGCATTGGCTTCAGGGAACTGGAAGACTAGTTTGGGCGAGGGTCCTCCCCtgttctcccctctttctctcttaagAGGGCCGATCtcggggaaggagacaggttcaGGAGATGAGGGTTGGGAGTGGGAGGACCGGGGGGACTGGGTCTGGTACCCGCTGGAGGGGCTGCCAGGGCTGGGGCTGGCACTACCAGATGATCCAGCATACAGTATCACACCACCTGGAGggcaaagaggagaggagagagagggagggcagttAGTGTTACCATGTTACAAGGAAGCAGACATTAGGCTATGCTGTCAGCAAACTATCTGTGCAAAGATGTATAGATTAATATATATATCTGTGTCGAAGGTAGGTAGGTCAACTAACAGATGAGTGTTGAGCAATAGGCACTTTAATGGGTTACCAAACATGAACACACCTCCTGCCTGAGGTCGACATTTAAACCACAACCAGTCTCAGAGAAGCTGGTAAAAGGTAATAGAAGGTCAGAATGTGTCGGGACAATGTCAAATCTAGCCTCAGGACCAAACAGATCTTTGTCAATAGTATTTTTCCAAAATGTGGATTTATAAGACTTTATCATTTTAGCTTTGATTAATTCAGTGTTAGATGTGGGACCTTGAATTTatacaaaaacaaaataatttaAAAAGTAATTGCTATATAAGTTGTGCTGCGCCTACTCAAAGTTCTAGAATGTTCCAAAGCAAGTTCGGTATGTAAACTCGGAAATGTCTCataactccctccctctccccatctctctacccctccctccctgtaaAGATTGTGTTCTGTGTACAATAAGAGCGACAGCCCCTCACGTGTACACTCAGCCAGCCAGCTGCCTCCTCGCACTAACAGCAAGCCTTGCTTTTCCCCGTTGGCGCGCCCAGAGCTTGCTCAAACTTCCTGCCACCCGACCGCCGACTCACATGGACTCCTGACACACTAGGCACTTTCCACAGTCCCGTGTAGACAAC
This window of the Coregonus clupeaformis isolate EN_2021a chromosome 10, ASM2061545v1, whole genome shotgun sequence genome carries:
- the LOC121575190 gene encoding nuclear receptor subfamily 1 group D member 1-like is translated as MDNSPGGVILYAGSSGSASPSPGSPSSGYQTQSPRSSHSQPSSPEPVSFPEIGPLKRERGENRGGPSPKLVFQFPEANATTATTSSGNTYAHPMVAKRPCGFTGTFTKTGGMVLLCKVCGDIASGFHYGVHACEGCKGFFRRSIQQNIHYKMCVKNESCLIMRMNRNRCQHCRFKKCLYVGMSRDAVRFGRIPKREKQRLLDEMQSYMNSLNESASMEIDSSPSSSEAPASPEPGESISSAYCNIFAQEDVKPVIKMAVNNNNIRNNPAHESGYAHPAPQTHSHSNPSQGYQSHPTQSYQTPSRCPRNNNVDNAQYTYQPSFNQSQCPMSNGSQSAKTFQANHNSFPAGESQNQTTCPWKLSGGAKVLACPLNACPVAPRDRSSQQIWDAFSQCFTPAVKEVVEFAKSIPGFQSLSQHDQVMLLKAGTFQVLMVRFCSLFDPKEKTVTFLNGQTYPLTSLRALGMGSLLDAMFEFSEKLGALGLQPDEMALFMAVVLVSADCSGVADVVAVEQLQESLIKALRSLITRRSPDDSALFPKLLLRLPDLRTLNNLHSDKLLAFSIDP